Genomic DNA from Bacteroidota bacterium:
CACCTGCAACCAATTATGAATGGACAGTTAAAACAATTTGTTCTGAATTGCCCTATGTTACAACTGAAAATGCAGATACTATAACATTTATTACTGCAACAAATAGTGGTATTTTACCGTTAGGATTATCATCATTATTAATTTCACCAAATCCACTTACCAGTCAAAGTAATCTTGAATTTGAATTACAAATCCGTAGTGTTACAAATTACTTTAGTAGATATTTCGGTAAAGCAATACGCAACATTTTAATGGCAATTTAAATGCGGTCCACATCAATTTATAATTGAAAAAACGATTTGAGTGCAGGTATATATTCCATTAATTTTAAATCGGATAATGCAGTTTATGCTGTTCCTTTAATAATTGAGTAATCGGAGCAGATTTGTAAACTATATTCGTTTTCGGCTGTTTTAGTGAAAATTTGTGGCCTGAGATCCTGTTAATAACTATTGGGCAACTCTTTAACATTTGTTCAGAAATATGTCATTTTGGAACGACATACTTTCTAAACCCGTTTTTTCAGATTAACTTTAGTAAAATTTTTATATTTCAAACATGAAAAAATCTATTCCTTACTCCTCACCCTTGCTACCACACAGTTTCTCTTTGCTCAGGCACCGCCTCAGGTGAAGAAAGACAAACCTGGATTACAAAATTCACCTAACTATTACACCGTTCGAAAAACTACCTCAACTACCTGAATTCGTTGGAGGTGGAGTGGTTTGTTGGGACTGGAAATTGAATCTGACGACTTGCGTTCCAAGTTCAATCGCTGGGATTATATATGATGAAAACCCGTGTTGATGAAAATGGTAACTACCCGTTACCTGGTATTTTATTTAAGGAATATGACAATTATCTCAAGACACATCCTTCAGGATTTGCTGCAGGTGAAAGAGCGGCAAACTGGACACCGGTTGGAACTGCCGAAGTGCCCGGATCCGGCGGGGGAGTAGGTCGCGTGAATGTGATTATGATTGACCCTGTTGACGAAAATACCCTTTATGCAGGAACTGCAGGCGGCGGTTTATGGCGTTCACCTGACTTTGGTGGAACATGGGTGCCACTTACCGATAATATTCCGTAACCCGGCATTGCCGACGTTGCCGTAGACCCGACAAACAATGATATCATTTATATCGCAACAGGTGATGGTTACGGTTATGAAGCTACCTGGCAAGCGGATCAGGATTTTTGGGGCGGTGTTTACTCCGCGGCGTTTGGAAATCTGTGGATGGCGGTTTAACCTGGTTACCTACCGGTTTGAGTTATATACAATCTGACCTGTTAATCATACAACGTTTAATTGTGCATCCTGAAAACACCAATATATTATTGGCTGCTACAAGAGATGGCATTTTCAGAACTACCGATGGGGGAGATACCTGGTCAAGTGTATCTGCAGCACATTGTTACGATTTTGCATTTAAAACAACAGATAATAATACAATTTATGCTGTCGGCGACAGAGATGTTTTGGTTTCAGACATAACAGAGTCAACATGGACTGTTTTGGAAGATAATCTTTTATGGAACAGATGACAGAATGTCGATTGAAACTACTGCTGCAATCCAAACGTAATTTATGTGTTTGGGCCTGATGCACAAAATAAAAAAGTTCTGATGGTGGTGGCACCTGGAGCAGCAATACTATTGGCGGCGGAACCAATTCTTATTATGGATATTACGATAACGTATTAGGTGTTTCACCTGTTAATGAAGCACTTGTGTTTACAGGTGGACTCGATATCGCCCGTTCTACAAACAGTGGTTCATCTTGGTCCAGAAAATCGGATTGGTCAGGCTGGGGCGGCAGCGATTACGTGCATGCCGACCAAAAAGGATTAACCGGCGACCCCAAAATGAAAATGGTGTATGCTTGTAATGATGGTGGTGTGTTCAAATCAACTGATAAAGGTGAAACCTGGACAGACATCAGTGAAGGCCTGAAAGTGGCTCAGATTTACCATTTCTGCTTGCTTACCGTTAATGATATGGTTTTAGGCGGATGGCAGGATAATGGATGTAATTTGTGGGATGGCAGCGAATGGGAACGCGTTCAAGGTGGCGATGGTATGGGCGTTATAATCGACTATACTGATGAAGACCGCATGTATGCTTCTTATCAGTATGGTTATGTTTCACGGACAACCAATAGTGGTCTTTCCTGGACTGATTTACCTGTAGCGGCGGCGGATGGCTTTACGCCTTTCGTTATGGACCCTGTTGATCATCTTACCATGTATTATGGACATCATCCGGTTCAATTCAAAAATCTACCAATGGCGGAACTTCATGGTCAACTTCTGCCGGATTATCCGGAGAAGTTTTGAAATTGCCGTTGCACCTTCTAACACCAATTATGTTTATGCTTGCCTTTTACAACGTATAAAAGTTTCAACCGACGGTGGTAACTGGACGAATATAACTTCTGGTTTACCACAGGTGGAATCGGATTTAATTTTTATTGCTGTCAGCGATGAAAATCCGGAACATGTTTATGTTGCTTTAAGTGGTTATGATGATGGCAATAAAGTATATTTTTCAAGTAATGGCGGTAGCACATGGACAAATATTTCCGGCAGCTTACCAAACGTTCCGGTAAATACCATTGTTTATGAAAATGTGAGCGAAACAAATCGTTTATATGTAGGTACCGATTTAGGTGTATTTACACGTGATGATATTACAGCTGAATGGGAACCTTATATGACCGGTTTACCAAATGTAATGGTACATGAATTGGAAATTGATTATGCTGAATATAAAATATACGCAGCAACATATGGCCGCAGTGTATGGAAAAGCGATTTATATGATTACATCGCACCTTCATTAAATATAAATGTTCCTGAACTGGTTTATTGTCCGGATGAAGATTTAAATGTGTCGTATTCTGCAACCGGAACTTACAATCCGGGTAACATATTTACGATTCAATTAAGTGATGAAACAGGAAGTTTTGCTGCATCGGTGGACATTGGCAGTCTCGCAACTACTGCTCTAACAGGTGTTGTAGCTGCACCATTCCTGCAACAACCGTAAATGGAACAAATTACAGAATGCGTGCTGTTGCTTTTGATCCTGATTTCACATTAGTTGGAACAGACAACGGCGCAAATATTACTATCACCTGCAGCAAACCGGTTTCAATTACAACCGGAACTGTAACTGCAACAACGGCAAATCTTTCATGGGATGCCAGCGTATGTGGTGTAATGTATGAAGTGGAATATAAGGCTGTAGCAGATGCAACATGGCAAACTACAACAACTGCTGCAACATCAATAACCATTTCCGATTTATCACCAAGTACAGCTTACGAATGGGCTGTGCGCACCATTTGTGTTGAATCACCATTAGTTGAAACAGCATATACTTCAACCGATGAATTTATTACCGGACAAAACAGTATCGATAACATAACAGGATTAAATGATTTACAAATTTTCCCTAACCCTGTTACAACTGCTGCAACCATCGAATTTAATTTAACCACATCAACCGATTTAAATATCGAATTACTCGATATCACAGGTCAGGTAGTTAAGGTAATTCAGAATGGTAATTTAAATGCCGGCTTACATACCTACACAATCGAAAGAAAAGACCTCAGCGCCGGCGTTTACACCCTCCGCCTCCGCAACGGTGAACAAGTAGCCTCAAGAAATATTGTAGTAGAATAAACATTTCCGTCACAACGGATTAAAATATTAATCCCAAAAAAAATGGTCGTTATCAAACGGCCATTTTTTTTTATACAATAAATTTCAATTTTGTTCAAATCAATCAATTTTGATCAATCAATAAATCAACCCATCATCCCCGCTAATATTGATTCGCCCCTACGATGAATTCCAATTTTGATTCAATCAAACAATTTTGATCAATCAATCAATAAACATATCGTCCGGGCGAATATTGATTCGCCCCTACGATGTATTCCAATTTTGATTCAATCAAACAATTTTGTTCAATCAATCAATTAACCTATCGTCCGGGCGAATATTGATTCGCCCCAACGATAAATTCCAATTTTGATTCAATCAAACAATTTTGATCAATCAATCAATAAACATATCGTCCGGGCGAATATTGATTCGCCACAACGATGAATTCCAATTTTGATTCAATCAAACAATTTTGTTCAATCAATCAATTAACCTATCGTTCGGGCGAATATTGATTCGCCCCTACGATGAATTTCAATTTTGATTCAATCAATCAATTTTGATCAATCAATCAATAAACATATCGTCCGGGCGAATATTGATTCACCCCTACGGTTAATCAAATTTTGTTCAATTTTGATTCAATTTTGTTCAATCAAAAAATTCAATTCTGATCAATCAAAAAATCCCTCCCCAACAACTCCTTCGCATTCTCCATCGCCGCCTTCGTAGGATTCTCCCCACTGAGCATTTTTGCAATTTCAGTAAGCCGTTCGTCGGGATTTAATAATTTTATTTTGGTGGAGGTGGTGTTTTTTTCTGCAGATTTATAAACGAATAAATGATGTTTACCCTTGGCAGCAATTTGTGGTAAATGGGTGATGGCAATTAATTGGTGGTTTTGTGCAAGGCGGGTTAAGATGGTTCCAACCTTGTGGGCGATTTCACCGGAAACTCCTGTGTCTATCTCGTCAAAAATTAATGTTGGCAAGGCAACACTTTTTGCCAATAATGATTTGATACATAACATCAGTCGCGATAATTCACCACCGCTGGCTACCTTCTTAATATCTTGTAAGCTGCTGCCTTTATTGGCTGAAAATAAAAAGCGAATATGATCGGCACCTGTTTCCGATAAATGTGTTTCGGTGCTGAATTGATGTTCCACTTTTAAAACGGCATCTTTCATACCTACTTCGCCAAGTAATTTATGAACCGATTTTTCCAACCCGTCGAATGCTTTTACCCGTTTATCCGATAACTGTTTTGCCGCTATCGATAATTTCGAAAATAATTTATCTCGTTCCTGCTGCAGCGCCAAAATTGTAGCTTCAGAATTTACATAGGCTAATAATTTTTCACCCAGCGTATCACGCAGCGCCAATAATTCTTCCATCGAATTGCAATTGTGTTTCTTCTGCAATCGATACAACATACTCAGTTGTGTTTGAATCTGTTCGCTCCGAACCGGGTCGGCAATGGTAGAGGCAGCTTTATCATCCAAATCGCGTGTAACATCTCGCAACTCAATATTCGCAGATTCTAAACGCTGGATGTAATTTTCTAAATCAGGTAAATATTTTGATATACTATTCAACTGATTTATCACCATCCGCAACTGGTCGTTAATATTACCCTGACCATTTTCGAGTGCATCTACACTCAATAATAAATTGCGTTTTATTTCTTCGGCATGACTAAGTTGCGTGAGGTCAGCTTCCATTTGCACCTGATCAATATCATCCAACCCCGCTTTATCCAGTTCCGTAAATTGAAATTCTAT
This window encodes:
- a CDS encoding T9SS type A sorting domain-containing protein, giving the protein MRAVAFDPDFTLVGTDNGANITITCSKPVSITTGTVTATTANLSWDASVCGVMYEVEYKAVADATWQTTTTAATSITISDLSPSTAYEWAVRTICVESPLVETAYTSTDEFITGQNSIDNITGLNDLQIFPNPVTTAATIEFNLTTSTDLNIELLDITGQVVKVIQNGNLNAGLHTYTIERKDLSAGVYTLRLRNGEQVASRNIVVE
- the recN gene encoding DNA repair protein RecN produces the protein MLKELRISNYAIINEAEIVFSEGMNIITGETGAGKSILLGALSLILGERADSKVLFKKDKKCVVEGVFDIGNYKLKDFFESNEIDYETETIIRRELSDNGKSRAFINDSPVNVSTLQLFAGKLITIHSQHETLDLGNSGFQLTVVDALAESGKLLETYRQHYHAWKICNKKLEETEALAAKALTEKDFIEFQFTELDKAGLDDIDQVQMEADLTQLSHAEEIKRNLLLSVDALENGQGNINDQLRMVINQLNSISKYLPDLENYIQRLESANIELRDVTRDLDDKAASTIADPVRSEQIQTQLSMLYRLQKKHNCNSMEELLALRDTLGEKLLAYVNSEATILALQQERDKLFSKLSIAAKQLSDKRVKAFDGLEKSVHKLLGEVGMKDAVLKVEHQFSTETHLSETGADHIRFLFSANKGSSLQDIKKVASGGELSRLMLCIKSLLAKSVALPTLIFDEIDTGVSGEIAHKVGTILTRLAQNHQLIAITHLPQIAAKGKHHLFVYKSAEKNTTSTKIKLLNPDERLTEIAKMLSGENPTKAAMENAKELLGRDFLIDQN